A stretch of Prunus dulcis chromosome 6, ALMONDv2, whole genome shotgun sequence DNA encodes these proteins:
- the LOC117632792 gene encoding uncharacterized protein LOC117632792 isoform X4, translating to MDNAIVFSSLHLGSVDQSCSIPVSCSNFKLLKQTIDEVDQHCSLEKAPFPAKLKCPFHSSHSSVVQAPDVYSISMLPEEGNSLRCASVFGYLNFLKVYNSSKSQMCMDAQSSCQNGIDSQANMADSHPPCIIEIDLEKGCIQAPESEEEAIESFKREGLLTRVFRRQASLKVGGKLMHLLFNHGTSRDNPVPEKFHETPNNRWRRCKRTASFDSRKVVFLFSILSSLGTLVLIYLTLRVRQSADGFIHV from the exons ATGGATAATGCTATTGTATTTTCTTCACTTCATTTA GGAAGTGTGGATCAAAGTTGCAGCATACCTGTTAGCtgttcaaattttaaattgctAAAGCAAACTATTGATGAAGTCGACCAGCATTGCTCTCTtg AGAAGGCTCCATTTCCAGCAAAGCTGAAATGTCCCTTTCACAGCTCACAT TCTTCTGTTGTGCAGGCCCCAGATGTCTATAGCATTTCAATGTTGCCCGAAGAAGGCAACAGTTTACGATGTGCTTCAGTATTTGGCTATTTgaactttttaaaagtttatAATTCATCTAAAAGTCAGATGTGCATGGATGCTCAGTCGAGTTGCCAGAACGGCATTGATTCACAAGCAAACATGGCAGATTCTCATCCCCCATGCATCATTGAGATAGATCTTGAGAAGGGATGTATTCAAGCACCAGAATCTGAAGAGGAAGCTATCGAAAGTTTTAAACGTGAGGGTTTACTCACT AGGGTGTTTCGCAGACAGGCAAGCCTAAAAGTAGGTGGGAAACTTATGCATCTTCTATTCAACCATGGCACTTCAAGAG ATAACCCAGTGCCTGAGAAATTTCATGAAACACCAAACAACCGGTGGAGAAGATGCAAACGCACTGCCTCATTTGATTCCAGAAAAGTCGTTTTCCTGTTTTCAATCTT GTCAAGTTTGGGGACATTGGTTTTGATATATCTGACATTGAGAGTTCGGCAGAGTGCCGATGGTTTCATTCATGTCTAA
- the LOC117632792 gene encoding uncharacterized protein LOC117632792 isoform X3, with protein MDNAIVFSSLHLGSVDQSCSIPVSCSNFKLLKQTIDEVDQHCSLDILPLLLEKAPFPAKLKCPFHSSHAPDVYSISMLPEEGNSLRCASVFGYLNFLKVYNSSKSQMCMDAQSSCQNGIDSQANMADSHPPCIIEIDLEKGCIQAPESEEEAIESFKREGLLTRVFRRQASLKVGGKLMHLLFNHGTSRDNPVPEKFHETPNNRWRRCKRTASFDSRKVVFLFSILSSLGTLVLIYLTLRVRQSADGFIHV; from the exons ATGGATAATGCTATTGTATTTTCTTCACTTCATTTA GGAAGTGTGGATCAAAGTTGCAGCATACCTGTTAGCtgttcaaattttaaattgctAAAGCAAACTATTGATGAAGTCGACCAGCATTGCTCTCTtg ATATTTTGCCTCTTCTTTTAGAGAAGGCTCCATTTCCAGCAAAGCTGAAATGTCCCTTTCACAGCTCACAT GCCCCAGATGTCTATAGCATTTCAATGTTGCCCGAAGAAGGCAACAGTTTACGATGTGCTTCAGTATTTGGCTATTTgaactttttaaaagtttatAATTCATCTAAAAGTCAGATGTGCATGGATGCTCAGTCGAGTTGCCAGAACGGCATTGATTCACAAGCAAACATGGCAGATTCTCATCCCCCATGCATCATTGAGATAGATCTTGAGAAGGGATGTATTCAAGCACCAGAATCTGAAGAGGAAGCTATCGAAAGTTTTAAACGTGAGGGTTTACTCACT AGGGTGTTTCGCAGACAGGCAAGCCTAAAAGTAGGTGGGAAACTTATGCATCTTCTATTCAACCATGGCACTTCAAGAG ATAACCCAGTGCCTGAGAAATTTCATGAAACACCAAACAACCGGTGGAGAAGATGCAAACGCACTGCCTCATTTGATTCCAGAAAAGTCGTTTTCCTGTTTTCAATCTT GTCAAGTTTGGGGACATTGGTTTTGATATATCTGACATTGAGAGTTCGGCAGAGTGCCGATGGTTTCATTCATGTCTAA
- the LOC117632792 gene encoding uncharacterized protein LOC117632792 isoform X9 gives MAVNASDEAPDVYSISMLPEEGNSLRCASVFGYLNFLKVYNSSKSQMCMDAQSSCQNGIDSQANMADSHPPCIIEIDLEKGCIQAPESEEEAIESFKREGLLTRVFRRQASLKVGGKLMHLLFNHGTSRDNPVPEKFHETPNNRWRRCKRTASFDSRKVVFLFSILSSLGTLVLIYLTLRVRQSADGFIHV, from the exons ATGGCTGTAAATGCCTCCGACGAG GCCCCAGATGTCTATAGCATTTCAATGTTGCCCGAAGAAGGCAACAGTTTACGATGTGCTTCAGTATTTGGCTATTTgaactttttaaaagtttatAATTCATCTAAAAGTCAGATGTGCATGGATGCTCAGTCGAGTTGCCAGAACGGCATTGATTCACAAGCAAACATGGCAGATTCTCATCCCCCATGCATCATTGAGATAGATCTTGAGAAGGGATGTATTCAAGCACCAGAATCTGAAGAGGAAGCTATCGAAAGTTTTAAACGTGAGGGTTTACTCACT AGGGTGTTTCGCAGACAGGCAAGCCTAAAAGTAGGTGGGAAACTTATGCATCTTCTATTCAACCATGGCACTTCAAGAG ATAACCCAGTGCCTGAGAAATTTCATGAAACACCAAACAACCGGTGGAGAAGATGCAAACGCACTGCCTCATTTGATTCCAGAAAAGTCGTTTTCCTGTTTTCAATCTT GTCAAGTTTGGGGACATTGGTTTTGATATATCTGACATTGAGAGTTCGGCAGAGTGCCGATGGTTTCATTCATGTCTAA
- the LOC117632792 gene encoding uncharacterized protein LOC117632792 isoform X8 — protein MAVNASDEGSVDQSCSIPVSCSNFKLLKQTIDEVDQHCSLEKAPFPAKLKCPFHSSHAPDVYSISMLPEEGNSLRCASVFGYLNFLKVYNSSKSQMCMDAQSSCQNGIDSQANMADSHPPCIIEIDLEKGCIQAPESEEEAIESFKREGLLTRVFRRQASLKVGGKLMHLLFNHGTSRDNPVPEKFHETPNNRWRRCKRTASFDSRKVVFLFSILSSLGTLVLIYLTLRVRQSADGFIHV, from the exons ATGGCTGTAAATGCCTCCGACGAG GGAAGTGTGGATCAAAGTTGCAGCATACCTGTTAGCtgttcaaattttaaattgctAAAGCAAACTATTGATGAAGTCGACCAGCATTGCTCTCTtg AGAAGGCTCCATTTCCAGCAAAGCTGAAATGTCCCTTTCACAGCTCACAT GCCCCAGATGTCTATAGCATTTCAATGTTGCCCGAAGAAGGCAACAGTTTACGATGTGCTTCAGTATTTGGCTATTTgaactttttaaaagtttatAATTCATCTAAAAGTCAGATGTGCATGGATGCTCAGTCGAGTTGCCAGAACGGCATTGATTCACAAGCAAACATGGCAGATTCTCATCCCCCATGCATCATTGAGATAGATCTTGAGAAGGGATGTATTCAAGCACCAGAATCTGAAGAGGAAGCTATCGAAAGTTTTAAACGTGAGGGTTTACTCACT AGGGTGTTTCGCAGACAGGCAAGCCTAAAAGTAGGTGGGAAACTTATGCATCTTCTATTCAACCATGGCACTTCAAGAG ATAACCCAGTGCCTGAGAAATTTCATGAAACACCAAACAACCGGTGGAGAAGATGCAAACGCACTGCCTCATTTGATTCCAGAAAAGTCGTTTTCCTGTTTTCAATCTT GTCAAGTTTGGGGACATTGGTTTTGATATATCTGACATTGAGAGTTCGGCAGAGTGCCGATGGTTTCATTCATGTCTAA
- the LOC117632792 gene encoding uncharacterized protein LOC117632792 isoform X5 — protein sequence MAVNASDEGSVDQSCSIPVSCSNFKLLKQTIDEVDQHCSLDILPLLLEKAPFPAKLKCPFHSSHAPDVYSISMLPEEGNSLRCASVFGYLNFLKVYNSSKSQMCMDAQSSCQNGIDSQANMADSHPPCIIEIDLEKGCIQAPESEEEAIESFKREGLLTRVFRRQASLKVGGKLMHLLFNHGTSRDNPVPEKFHETPNNRWRRCKRTASFDSRKVVFLFSILSSLGTLVLIYLTLRVRQSADGFIHV from the exons ATGGCTGTAAATGCCTCCGACGAG GGAAGTGTGGATCAAAGTTGCAGCATACCTGTTAGCtgttcaaattttaaattgctAAAGCAAACTATTGATGAAGTCGACCAGCATTGCTCTCTtg ATATTTTGCCTCTTCTTTTAGAGAAGGCTCCATTTCCAGCAAAGCTGAAATGTCCCTTTCACAGCTCACAT GCCCCAGATGTCTATAGCATTTCAATGTTGCCCGAAGAAGGCAACAGTTTACGATGTGCTTCAGTATTTGGCTATTTgaactttttaaaagtttatAATTCATCTAAAAGTCAGATGTGCATGGATGCTCAGTCGAGTTGCCAGAACGGCATTGATTCACAAGCAAACATGGCAGATTCTCATCCCCCATGCATCATTGAGATAGATCTTGAGAAGGGATGTATTCAAGCACCAGAATCTGAAGAGGAAGCTATCGAAAGTTTTAAACGTGAGGGTTTACTCACT AGGGTGTTTCGCAGACAGGCAAGCCTAAAAGTAGGTGGGAAACTTATGCATCTTCTATTCAACCATGGCACTTCAAGAG ATAACCCAGTGCCTGAGAAATTTCATGAAACACCAAACAACCGGTGGAGAAGATGCAAACGCACTGCCTCATTTGATTCCAGAAAAGTCGTTTTCCTGTTTTCAATCTT GTCAAGTTTGGGGACATTGGTTTTGATATATCTGACATTGAGAGTTCGGCAGAGTGCCGATGGTTTCATTCATGTCTAA
- the LOC117632792 gene encoding uncharacterized protein LOC117632792 isoform X1 has translation MDNAIVFSSLHLGSVDQSCSIPVSCSNFKLLKQTIDEVDQHCSLDILPLLLEKAPFPAKLKCPFHSSHSSVVQAPDVYSISMLPEEGNSLRCASVFGYLNFLKVYNSSKSQMCMDAQSSCQNGIDSQANMADSHPPCIIEIDLEKGCIQAPESEEEAIESFKREGLLTRVFRRQASLKVGGKLMHLLFNHGTSRDNPVPEKFHETPNNRWRRCKRTASFDSRKVVFLFSILSSLGTLVLIYLTLRVRQSADGFIHV, from the exons ATGGATAATGCTATTGTATTTTCTTCACTTCATTTA GGAAGTGTGGATCAAAGTTGCAGCATACCTGTTAGCtgttcaaattttaaattgctAAAGCAAACTATTGATGAAGTCGACCAGCATTGCTCTCTtg ATATTTTGCCTCTTCTTTTAGAGAAGGCTCCATTTCCAGCAAAGCTGAAATGTCCCTTTCACAGCTCACAT TCTTCTGTTGTGCAGGCCCCAGATGTCTATAGCATTTCAATGTTGCCCGAAGAAGGCAACAGTTTACGATGTGCTTCAGTATTTGGCTATTTgaactttttaaaagtttatAATTCATCTAAAAGTCAGATGTGCATGGATGCTCAGTCGAGTTGCCAGAACGGCATTGATTCACAAGCAAACATGGCAGATTCTCATCCCCCATGCATCATTGAGATAGATCTTGAGAAGGGATGTATTCAAGCACCAGAATCTGAAGAGGAAGCTATCGAAAGTTTTAAACGTGAGGGTTTACTCACT AGGGTGTTTCGCAGACAGGCAAGCCTAAAAGTAGGTGGGAAACTTATGCATCTTCTATTCAACCATGGCACTTCAAGAG ATAACCCAGTGCCTGAGAAATTTCATGAAACACCAAACAACCGGTGGAGAAGATGCAAACGCACTGCCTCATTTGATTCCAGAAAAGTCGTTTTCCTGTTTTCAATCTT GTCAAGTTTGGGGACATTGGTTTTGATATATCTGACATTGAGAGTTCGGCAGAGTGCCGATGGTTTCATTCATGTCTAA
- the LOC117632792 gene encoding uncharacterized protein LOC117632792 isoform X6: protein MAVNASDEGSVDQSCSIPVSCSNFKLLKQTIDEVDQHCSLEKAPFPAKLKCPFHSSHSSVVQAPDVYSISMLPEEGNSLRCASVFGYLNFLKVYNSSKSQMCMDAQSSCQNGIDSQANMADSHPPCIIEIDLEKGCIQAPESEEEAIESFKREGLLTRVFRRQASLKVGGKLMHLLFNHGTSRDNPVPEKFHETPNNRWRRCKRTASFDSRKVVFLFSILSSLGTLVLIYLTLRVRQSADGFIHV, encoded by the exons ATGGCTGTAAATGCCTCCGACGAG GGAAGTGTGGATCAAAGTTGCAGCATACCTGTTAGCtgttcaaattttaaattgctAAAGCAAACTATTGATGAAGTCGACCAGCATTGCTCTCTtg AGAAGGCTCCATTTCCAGCAAAGCTGAAATGTCCCTTTCACAGCTCACAT TCTTCTGTTGTGCAGGCCCCAGATGTCTATAGCATTTCAATGTTGCCCGAAGAAGGCAACAGTTTACGATGTGCTTCAGTATTTGGCTATTTgaactttttaaaagtttatAATTCATCTAAAAGTCAGATGTGCATGGATGCTCAGTCGAGTTGCCAGAACGGCATTGATTCACAAGCAAACATGGCAGATTCTCATCCCCCATGCATCATTGAGATAGATCTTGAGAAGGGATGTATTCAAGCACCAGAATCTGAAGAGGAAGCTATCGAAAGTTTTAAACGTGAGGGTTTACTCACT AGGGTGTTTCGCAGACAGGCAAGCCTAAAAGTAGGTGGGAAACTTATGCATCTTCTATTCAACCATGGCACTTCAAGAG ATAACCCAGTGCCTGAGAAATTTCATGAAACACCAAACAACCGGTGGAGAAGATGCAAACGCACTGCCTCATTTGATTCCAGAAAAGTCGTTTTCCTGTTTTCAATCTT GTCAAGTTTGGGGACATTGGTTTTGATATATCTGACATTGAGAGTTCGGCAGAGTGCCGATGGTTTCATTCATGTCTAA
- the LOC117632792 gene encoding uncharacterized protein LOC117632792 isoform X2 → MAVNASDEGSVDQSCSIPVSCSNFKLLKQTIDEVDQHCSLDILPLLLEKAPFPAKLKCPFHSSHSSVVQAPDVYSISMLPEEGNSLRCASVFGYLNFLKVYNSSKSQMCMDAQSSCQNGIDSQANMADSHPPCIIEIDLEKGCIQAPESEEEAIESFKREGLLTRVFRRQASLKVGGKLMHLLFNHGTSRDNPVPEKFHETPNNRWRRCKRTASFDSRKVVFLFSILSSLGTLVLIYLTLRVRQSADGFIHV, encoded by the exons ATGGCTGTAAATGCCTCCGACGAG GGAAGTGTGGATCAAAGTTGCAGCATACCTGTTAGCtgttcaaattttaaattgctAAAGCAAACTATTGATGAAGTCGACCAGCATTGCTCTCTtg ATATTTTGCCTCTTCTTTTAGAGAAGGCTCCATTTCCAGCAAAGCTGAAATGTCCCTTTCACAGCTCACAT TCTTCTGTTGTGCAGGCCCCAGATGTCTATAGCATTTCAATGTTGCCCGAAGAAGGCAACAGTTTACGATGTGCTTCAGTATTTGGCTATTTgaactttttaaaagtttatAATTCATCTAAAAGTCAGATGTGCATGGATGCTCAGTCGAGTTGCCAGAACGGCATTGATTCACAAGCAAACATGGCAGATTCTCATCCCCCATGCATCATTGAGATAGATCTTGAGAAGGGATGTATTCAAGCACCAGAATCTGAAGAGGAAGCTATCGAAAGTTTTAAACGTGAGGGTTTACTCACT AGGGTGTTTCGCAGACAGGCAAGCCTAAAAGTAGGTGGGAAACTTATGCATCTTCTATTCAACCATGGCACTTCAAGAG ATAACCCAGTGCCTGAGAAATTTCATGAAACACCAAACAACCGGTGGAGAAGATGCAAACGCACTGCCTCATTTGATTCCAGAAAAGTCGTTTTCCTGTTTTCAATCTT GTCAAGTTTGGGGACATTGGTTTTGATATATCTGACATTGAGAGTTCGGCAGAGTGCCGATGGTTTCATTCATGTCTAA
- the LOC117632792 gene encoding uncharacterized protein LOC117632792 isoform X7 — protein sequence MDNAIVFSSLHLGSVDQSCSIPVSCSNFKLLKQTIDEVDQHCSLEKAPFPAKLKCPFHSSHAPDVYSISMLPEEGNSLRCASVFGYLNFLKVYNSSKSQMCMDAQSSCQNGIDSQANMADSHPPCIIEIDLEKGCIQAPESEEEAIESFKREGLLTRVFRRQASLKVGGKLMHLLFNHGTSRDNPVPEKFHETPNNRWRRCKRTASFDSRKVVFLFSILSSLGTLVLIYLTLRVRQSADGFIHV from the exons ATGGATAATGCTATTGTATTTTCTTCACTTCATTTA GGAAGTGTGGATCAAAGTTGCAGCATACCTGTTAGCtgttcaaattttaaattgctAAAGCAAACTATTGATGAAGTCGACCAGCATTGCTCTCTtg AGAAGGCTCCATTTCCAGCAAAGCTGAAATGTCCCTTTCACAGCTCACAT GCCCCAGATGTCTATAGCATTTCAATGTTGCCCGAAGAAGGCAACAGTTTACGATGTGCTTCAGTATTTGGCTATTTgaactttttaaaagtttatAATTCATCTAAAAGTCAGATGTGCATGGATGCTCAGTCGAGTTGCCAGAACGGCATTGATTCACAAGCAAACATGGCAGATTCTCATCCCCCATGCATCATTGAGATAGATCTTGAGAAGGGATGTATTCAAGCACCAGAATCTGAAGAGGAAGCTATCGAAAGTTTTAAACGTGAGGGTTTACTCACT AGGGTGTTTCGCAGACAGGCAAGCCTAAAAGTAGGTGGGAAACTTATGCATCTTCTATTCAACCATGGCACTTCAAGAG ATAACCCAGTGCCTGAGAAATTTCATGAAACACCAAACAACCGGTGGAGAAGATGCAAACGCACTGCCTCATTTGATTCCAGAAAAGTCGTTTTCCTGTTTTCAATCTT GTCAAGTTTGGGGACATTGGTTTTGATATATCTGACATTGAGAGTTCGGCAGAGTGCCGATGGTTTCATTCATGTCTAA